A part of Hippopotamus amphibius kiboko isolate mHipAmp2 chromosome 16, mHipAmp2.hap2, whole genome shotgun sequence genomic DNA contains:
- the LOC130839145 gene encoding zinc finger protein 260-like, whose protein sequence is MWQVYGWHQEDNRKDGPVERDHENNALGKIFPVNKNFVSFIEGPHKCVSRGISLKQNSDSSFQSKSYAETNSDELNGHGKSFFHTPHETSHTQAQYYEHNLCVRSFSTVTNLKRHHGIHTEGKPYECSECPKSFRYKSKLIIHQRTHTGEKPYRCSECQKGFSTKCHLTLHQRTHTGEKPYECIECQKSFRTKYHLILHHRTHTGEKPYECKECGKAYREKTKLRLHCRTHTGKKPFECSDCRKGFMQKSNLIIHQRIHTGEKPYGCKECGKAFCNKSQLVVHQRIHTGEKPYECSECGKAFIDKSQLIAHRRTHTGEKPYECKECGKAFNKKSHFITHQRIHTGEKPYECSECGKAFIDKSQLIVHRRTHTGEKPYECKECRKAFNKKSSLITHQRIHTGEKPYECSACGKAFIDKSHLIVHRRTHTGERPYECSECGKAFIRKAMLIVHQRTHTGEKPFVCLECQKAFSSMAMLSRHQLIHTGEKPHGCNECGKAFRQKSHLIIHQRCHTGEKPYGCIPCGQIFNQKSQLIRHQRRHTGEKPYQCTQCGKAFFEKSYPGVHQRSHAGQKPYQCGKCGKTFSVKFFLTSHEEIHT, encoded by the exons atGTGGCAGGTTTATGGTTGGCATCAGGAAGATAACAGGAAGGATGGACCTGTGGAGAGAGATCATGAAAACAATgcactgggaaaaatatttcctgTGAACAAAAACTTTGTTTCATTTATAGAAGGACCCCATAAATGTGTCTCAAGAGGAATAAGTTTGAAACAAAATTCAGATTCAAGTTTTCAGAGTAAAAGCTATGCAGAAACTAACTCTGATGAATTGAATGGTCATGGGAAGTCATTTTTCCATACTCCACATGAAACCTCCCACACTCAAGCCCAGTACTATGAACATAATTTATGTGTGAGGTCTTTCAGCACAGTAACAAATCTTAAAAGACATCACGGAATTCACACAGAAGGGAAGCCTTACGAATGCAGTGAATGTCCCAAATCCTTCAGGTATAAGTCAAAGCTCATAATACACCAGAGAACCCATACAGGAGAGAAGCCATACAGATGCAGTGAATGTCAGAAAGGTTTCAGTACAAAATGTCATCTCACTCTGCACCAGAGAactcatacaggagagaaaccatatGAATGTATTGAGTGTCAGAAGTCCTTTAGAACAAAATATCATCTCATTCTACACCATAGGactcatacaggagagaaaccctatgaatgcaAAGAATGTGGAAAAGCTTACAGGGAAAAGACAAAGCTCAGATTACATTGCAGAACACATACAGGAAAGAAACCTTTTGAGTGTAGTGATTGTAGGAAAGGTTTTATGCAAAAGTCAAACCTGATTATCCATCAAAGAatccacacaggagagaaaccctatggaTGTAAAGAATGTGGAAAGGCCTTCTGTAATAAGTCTCAGCTTGTTGTTCACCAGCGAATtcacacaggaga GAAGCCTTATGAatgtagtgaatgtgggaaagcttttaTAGACAAGTCACAGCTTATTGCTCATAGAAGAactcatacaggagagaaaccttatgaatgcaaggaatgtgggaaagcctttaatAAAAAGTCACACTTCATAAcccatcagagaattcatacggGAGAGAAGCCTTAtgaatgcagtgaatgtgggaaagctttcatAGACAAGTCACAGCTTATTGTTCATAGAAGAACTCATACAGGAGAGAAGCCTTATGAATGCAAGGAATGTAGGAAAGCCTTTAATAAAAAGTCATCCCTCATAACCCATCAGAggattcatactggagagaaaccttatgaatgcagtgcatgtggaaaagcttttataGACAAGTCCCATCTCATTGTCCATCGGAGGACTCATACAGGAGAGAGACCCTAtgaatgcagtgaatgtggaaaaGCTTTCATACGAAAGGCAATGCTCATTGTCCATCAGAGGACacatacaggagagaaaccctttGTATGTCTTGAATGCCAAAAAGCCTTTAGCAGTATGGCAATGCTCAGTAGACATCAGCTGattcatacaggagagaaaccccATGGATGCAATGAATGTGGGAAGGCTTTCCGCCAAAAAAGCCATCTTATTATCCATCAGCGATgccatactggagagaaaccctatggaTGCATTCCATGCGGTCAAATCTTCAACCAGAAGTCACAGCTCATTAGACATCAGAGAcgtcacacaggagagaaaccgtATCAGTGCACTCAATGTGGGAAAGCTTTTTTTGAGAAATCATACCCCGGTGTCCATCAGAGAAGTCATGCAGGGCAGAAGCCTTATCAATGTGGTAAGTGTGGGAAAACTTTCTCTGTCAAGTTTTTTCTCACTTCACATGAGGAAATTCATACATGA